A genome region from Chengkuizengella sp. SCS-71B includes the following:
- a CDS encoding YpdA family putative bacillithiol disulfide reductase, whose product MEQVIIIGAGPCGLSAACELQKYNIHPLIIDKGCIVNSIYHFPTFMHFFSTPELIEIGDIPFTTIQDKPSRHEGLNYYRLIAERKNLRIQTYEKVTSVINHEEYFRVSTENRIGKVHQYETKNVIIATGYYDNPNLLNIPGENLSKVSHYFKEAHPYQGRKVAVIGLKNSAVDAAMELQRCGAEVTVIHRQDYISDSVKKWVRPLFESLIEKGKIDMLWNSEVKEIKEQSIVIDQDGIKHEFENDFVFAMTGYHPDHSFIESMGVKFNKETGAPRFSEETMETNVKGLYVAGVLAAGNDANAIFIENGRFHGKIIAKDINERRN is encoded by the coding sequence ATGGAACAAGTCATCATTATTGGTGCAGGTCCTTGTGGTTTGTCTGCAGCATGTGAGTTGCAGAAATATAATATACATCCCTTAATTATAGATAAAGGCTGCATAGTGAATTCCATTTATCATTTTCCTACTTTTATGCATTTTTTTAGTACACCGGAATTAATAGAAATAGGAGATATCCCTTTTACAACGATTCAAGACAAACCAAGTCGGCACGAAGGATTGAATTACTATCGTTTGATCGCAGAAAGGAAAAACTTAAGGATTCAAACTTACGAAAAAGTGACATCAGTCATAAATCATGAAGAGTATTTCAGAGTATCAACCGAGAATCGTATTGGTAAAGTCCATCAGTATGAAACGAAAAATGTAATTATTGCAACAGGTTATTATGACAATCCAAATCTATTAAATATACCTGGTGAGAATTTATCGAAAGTAAGCCATTATTTCAAAGAAGCCCATCCTTATCAGGGAAGGAAAGTCGCTGTCATCGGTTTGAAAAATTCAGCCGTTGATGCTGCAATGGAGCTTCAAAGATGTGGTGCGGAAGTAACTGTTATTCATAGACAAGATTATATATCAGACAGTGTTAAAAAGTGGGTACGCCCTTTGTTTGAAAGCTTAATCGAAAAAGGGAAAATAGACATGCTTTGGAATTCAGAAGTGAAAGAGATCAAAGAGCAGTCTATCGTAATTGATCAGGATGGTATTAAACATGAGTTTGAGAATGATTTTGTCTTTGCAATGACAGGGTATCACCCAGATCATTCATTTATAGAGTCGATGGGTGTGAAATTTAATAAAGAAACGGGAGCACCGAGATTTAGTGAAGAAACGATGGAAACCAATGTCAAAGGTTTATATGTGGCAGGCGTTTTAGCTGCAGGTAATGATGCAAATGCCATTTTTATAGAAAATGGACGATTCCATGGAAAGATCATTGCCAAAGATATAAATGAGCGAAGAAATTGA
- a CDS encoding DUF2905 domain-containing protein: protein MNPVAKILILVGVVLILFGFVWQVGGRFLQLGKLPGDIFIEKENFKFYFPITTCILISVVVSIIFYIVRLFK, encoded by the coding sequence ATGAACCCAGTAGCAAAGATTCTGATATTAGTTGGTGTAGTTCTTATCTTGTTCGGATTTGTATGGCAAGTTGGTGGACGATTTCTGCAATTAGGTAAACTTCCAGGTGATATCTTTATAGAGAAAGAAAATTTTAAATTTTACTTTCCTATTACTACTTGTATATTAATCAGTGTGGTGGTTTCTATCATTTTTTATATCGTGCGTTTGTTTAAATAA
- a CDS encoding TSUP family transporter: MHFSLEVIIILFFVAILAGWVDTIAGGGGLLTIPAMLLAGLPPATAVATNKLQGSSGTFIATMFFIKKGAVDLKEIRLSILMTFLGAVIGGWIMLQIRAEYLELILPFLLIFIGLYFLFSPNIENKDRKMKMRLSLFSFSVAPFLGLYDGFFGPGTGSLMALSFIALCGYSASKATAHAKVLNFTSNISALLYFVFFGQIVWAIGIIMMLGQIIGSYIGAKMVLEKGASLIKPVVITVCFFMAIQVFWKNFGL, encoded by the coding sequence ATGCATTTTAGTCTAGAAGTCATTATCATATTATTTTTTGTGGCTATCCTCGCAGGTTGGGTCGATACCATTGCTGGTGGAGGAGGATTGCTTACTATACCGGCGATGTTGTTGGCTGGTTTACCCCCTGCAACGGCAGTAGCAACCAATAAACTCCAAGGCAGCAGCGGTACATTCATTGCTACTATGTTTTTTATAAAAAAGGGAGCTGTAGATCTTAAAGAGATAAGGTTATCAATATTAATGACTTTTTTGGGAGCTGTCATTGGCGGTTGGATAATGTTGCAGATACGTGCAGAATATCTCGAATTGATACTGCCTTTTTTGCTTATTTTTATTGGATTGTATTTTTTGTTTTCACCAAATATTGAAAATAAAGATCGAAAAATGAAGATGAGATTATCGCTTTTCTCCTTTTCTGTCGCTCCTTTTCTTGGTTTATACGATGGTTTTTTTGGTCCGGGTACGGGTAGTCTAATGGCATTATCGTTTATTGCGTTATGTGGATATAGTGCTTCAAAAGCAACTGCTCATGCTAAAGTTTTGAATTTTACAAGTAATATTTCCGCTTTGTTATACTTTGTATTCTTCGGACAAATTGTTTGGGCTATTGGAATCATTATGATGCTTGGTCAAATTATAGGTTCATATATTGGAGCGAAGATGGTATTAGAAAAAGGAGCTTCATTAATAAAGCCAGTCGTGATTACTGTTTGTTTTTTCATGGCTATTCAAGTTTTTTGGAAAAATTTTGGACTTTAA
- a CDS encoding nucleoside triphosphate pyrophosphohydrolase family protein produces MDFNEYQMKAMRTATGSDSEELLLNTALGLCGESGEVADQLKKHIFQGHELNRKKLEMELGDVLWYLAAGAEALGISLEQIAKGNIAKLEKRYPNGFECEKSINRTI; encoded by the coding sequence ATGGATTTTAATGAATATCAAATGAAAGCTATGCGAACTGCAACAGGATCTGACTCGGAAGAACTGTTATTGAATACCGCTTTGGGGTTATGTGGTGAAAGTGGAGAGGTTGCAGATCAACTGAAAAAGCATATATTTCAGGGTCATGAACTTAATAGAAAAAAGTTGGAAATGGAATTGGGTGATGTTTTGTGGTATTTAGCTGCAGGTGCAGAAGCTTTAGGGATTTCATTGGAACAAATTGCAAAAGGGAATATAGCAAAATTAGAAAAAAGGTATCCTAACGGGTTTGAGTGTGAGAAGAGTATCAATCGAACCATATAA
- a CDS encoding serine/threonine-protein kinase encodes MNENHLNPKDCLGGRYRILSIIGQGGMGAVYLAEDLKLRGKRWAIKESKGNGHVQNFRKEAETLIQLNHPYLPNIVDYFPPNENGISYLVMDYIHGQNLAQKFKNMRNQLPFEKVIKYAIQICELLHYLHSNSKNPIIYRDLKPSNVMIDQQDNVRLIDFGISRSFKQHKQQDTVHLGTVGFAAPEQFEDKQSDHRTDLFNLGAMLYYFFTGGHYYTSRKSLQHTNIPLPMIQVIQKLLQFNPEDRYQDTLQVKRDLEKLQNDKQRLDFPNKTSLELSLQFEPKVIVVGNMYQGAGSTFTSIALARMFHHYKIKNALVEYPTNIPELYSLLNGEKNKPKQYEFLFDKYHEDHWSSNKLEWNSGYTTWYPLPLSNDALLEKNESKTEIEPLLFNIRKPIMIVDISNGWSHPSVQQLCNSADEICCVVDSIPTKFSAGLSQNNLKTAIRLKQSGKNVHFIVNRDINARVKKLWNNTLPWNPSCYIANFPFENVHEHIWKGKMFQIEKNIKDKLIEGLYPFISQIVPKSMLEQQANSTGSLKKWFQIQH; translated from the coding sequence ATGAACGAAAATCATTTAAACCCAAAGGATTGCTTAGGCGGTCGATATCGAATCTTATCCATTATCGGACAAGGCGGTATGGGCGCTGTATATTTAGCAGAGGATTTAAAACTAAGAGGTAAACGTTGGGCAATAAAGGAATCCAAAGGAAATGGCCATGTTCAGAATTTTAGAAAAGAAGCGGAAACTCTTATCCAATTAAACCATCCATACTTACCTAATATAGTTGATTATTTTCCTCCAAATGAAAACGGGATTAGTTACTTAGTAATGGATTATATTCATGGACAGAACCTAGCACAGAAATTTAAAAATATGAGAAATCAGCTTCCATTTGAAAAAGTGATAAAATATGCTATTCAAATATGTGAACTTCTTCATTATTTACACTCCAATTCAAAAAATCCAATTATTTATAGAGATTTAAAACCTTCTAACGTGATGATAGACCAACAAGATAATGTTAGATTGATAGATTTTGGTATTTCACGTAGTTTTAAGCAGCATAAACAGCAAGATACCGTTCATTTAGGCACAGTTGGATTTGCTGCACCTGAGCAGTTTGAAGATAAACAATCGGATCACCGTACAGATTTATTTAATTTAGGTGCAATGCTGTATTATTTTTTTACAGGTGGTCATTATTATACTAGTCGGAAATCGCTTCAACATACGAATATTCCCCTTCCAATGATCCAAGTGATTCAGAAATTACTACAATTTAATCCTGAAGATCGATATCAAGATACTTTACAAGTAAAGAGAGATTTAGAAAAATTACAGAACGATAAACAAAGGTTGGATTTTCCTAACAAAACTAGTTTGGAACTAAGCCTTCAATTCGAACCTAAAGTGATAGTAGTAGGAAATATGTATCAAGGTGCAGGCTCAACATTTACTTCTATAGCTCTAGCAAGAATGTTTCATCATTACAAAATAAAGAATGCTCTTGTTGAATACCCTACCAACATACCTGAATTGTATAGTTTATTAAATGGGGAGAAGAACAAACCCAAACAGTATGAGTTTTTATTTGATAAGTATCATGAAGATCATTGGAGCTCAAATAAATTAGAATGGAATTCAGGATATACGACATGGTATCCGTTGCCATTATCAAATGATGCTCTACTCGAGAAAAACGAATCAAAAACTGAAATTGAACCTTTACTTTTTAATATTAGAAAACCAATTATGATAGTGGATATTTCAAATGGATGGTCACATCCAAGCGTTCAACAGTTGTGTAATAGTGCTGATGAAATCTGTTGTGTTGTTGATTCCATCCCTACAAAGTTTAGTGCTGGATTATCGCAAAATAATTTAAAAACAGCAATACGATTGAAACAATCTGGGAAAAACGTTCATTTTATAGTAAATCGAGATATAAATGCAAGAGTCAAAAAACTTTGGAATAACACATTACCTTGGAATCCTAGTTGTTATATAGCAAATTTCCCATTTGAGAATGTTCATGAACATATCTGGAAAGGGAAGATGTTTCAAATCGAAAAGAATATTAAAGACAAATTAATAGAGGGGTTGTATCCATTCATTAGTCAGATTGTTCCTAAAAGTATGTTAGAGCAGCAAGCCAACAGTACGGGCAGTTTAAAAAAATGGTTTCAAATACAACATTAA
- the ltrA gene encoding group II intron reverse transcriptase/maturase has product MMESLLSQENLITALKRVEANKGSHGVDGMSVKEIRTHILQNWHILREQLEKGAYEPSPVRRVEIPKPNGGTRFLGIPTVIDRFIQQAITQVLTPIFDPMFSEQSYGFRPKRRGHDAVRKARRFMQEGYRIVVDIDLEKFFDRVHHDRLMAKLAERIPDKTLLKLIRKYLQSGVMVNGLVKPTTEGAPQGGPLSPILSNIVLDELDKELEKRNLRFVRYADDCNIYVKTWKSGLRVKRSVTEFIENKLKLKVNQEKSAIDRPWKRKFLGFTFSWDKKNPKVRISKVSMQRVKAKIREITSRRSPVAMEMRIKKLNQYLTGWCGYYALIDTPTIFRELDEWIRRRLRMCLWKQWKKPKTKVRKLTGLGIPREKAYEWGNSRKKYWRIACSPILHRTMNNKFWSNQGLRSLMDRYKYLRNMT; this is encoded by the coding sequence ATGATGGAGTCATTATTGTCACAGGAAAATTTAATTACAGCACTCAAGCGAGTGGAAGCGAACAAAGGAAGCCATGGAGTAGACGGCATGTCTGTCAAAGAGATACGGACACATATTCTACAAAACTGGCATATTCTTCGTGAGCAGTTGGAAAAGGGGGCTTATGAACCGAGTCCAGTCCGTCGGGTCGAAATCCCGAAACCGAACGGTGGAACTCGCTTTCTTGGTATCCCCACTGTGATAGATCGATTCATTCAACAAGCAATAACGCAAGTATTAACCCCAATATTTGATCCTATGTTTTCTGAACAAAGCTATGGTTTTCGTCCAAAGAGACGAGGACATGATGCAGTGAGGAAAGCAAGACGATTCATGCAAGAAGGATACCGTATTGTAGTGGATATTGATTTAGAGAAATTCTTTGATCGAGTGCATCATGATCGTCTCATGGCAAAGTTAGCAGAACGAATCCCAGATAAAACCTTATTAAAACTTATACGAAAATACCTCCAATCTGGCGTGATGGTAAATGGACTCGTTAAACCTACGACAGAAGGAGCGCCGCAAGGTGGACCATTAAGTCCAATATTATCAAATATCGTATTAGATGAACTAGATAAGGAACTAGAAAAGCGAAACCTGAGATTCGTACGCTATGCGGACGACTGCAACATCTATGTTAAAACGTGGAAGTCAGGATTACGAGTGAAGCGTTCAGTAACAGAATTCATCGAAAACAAGCTAAAGTTGAAGGTAAACCAAGAGAAAAGCGCGATAGACCGACCATGGAAACGAAAGTTTCTAGGTTTCACCTTTAGTTGGGACAAGAAGAATCCAAAAGTGAGGATATCCAAAGTATCCATGCAACGAGTGAAAGCAAAGATACGAGAGATTACATCAAGGAGAAGTCCCGTAGCTATGGAGATGCGAATTAAGAAACTCAATCAATATCTAACAGGATGGTGTGGCTATTACGCATTAATAGATACACCTACGATCTTTCGAGAATTGGATGAATGGATACGAAGAAGATTAAGGATGTGTCTTTGGAAACAATGGAAGAAACCGAAAACGAAAGTAAGGAAACTTACAGGTTTAGGTATCCCTAGAGAGAAGGCATATGAATGGGGTAACTCGAGAAAGAAATACTGGAGAATTGCCTGTAGTCCAATTCTTCATAGAACCATGAATAATAAATTCTGGTCAAATCAAGGTTTGCGAAGTTTAATGGATAGATACAAATACTTACGGAATATGACATGA
- a CDS encoding AAA family ATPase — MDKILLIVATNDREYIEGFSSYIRTSKIGKEFSITFFTDKLLLIEHLQNNVAANVLLIDEIWMPVEVTASINIQILCQSDKSLENFNQKSHPKYQSINDLLMAVKKCYLEMHNLVPENKNSQAHKTKVISVFSPSGGSGKSVVTINLVKQLTMMNEEVFYLNLETIYPFQFYIQNNDYKNQFSKLLYYIKTNPEFLQNQLDDYFSYHPVLHCDYINPPSQMNDSIDLQLDDIKTFIQLIKETKKYNAIIIDCSSSLHERMIGSLQQSDYIMNILLDDNQCILKMNQLLKKSNNLYGVSLSEVLSSKSKYILNKYTNECKNNFDDHGLYIHTYLPYIPQWKSVKHIDQLLTQNVFNEKVIQTYKQLASCLGGK; from the coding sequence ATGGATAAAATCTTACTTATTGTTGCAACTAATGATAGAGAATATATAGAAGGTTTTTCAAGTTACATAAGAACCTCAAAAATAGGAAAAGAGTTTTCCATTACTTTTTTTACAGATAAACTACTGCTAATTGAGCATTTGCAAAACAATGTTGCAGCTAATGTATTACTAATTGACGAGATTTGGATGCCAGTTGAAGTAACTGCATCCATAAACATTCAAATACTTTGTCAATCCGATAAGAGTTTGGAAAATTTCAATCAAAAATCTCATCCTAAATATCAATCTATAAATGATTTACTAATGGCTGTAAAAAAGTGTTACTTAGAAATGCATAACTTAGTTCCTGAAAATAAGAATAGTCAGGCTCATAAAACGAAGGTGATCTCTGTATTTTCACCATCTGGTGGAAGTGGTAAATCCGTTGTTACTATTAACTTAGTAAAACAATTAACGATGATGAATGAAGAAGTTTTTTACTTAAACCTTGAGACAATATATCCGTTTCAATTTTATATTCAAAACAATGACTATAAAAACCAATTTTCAAAACTGCTTTATTATATAAAAACAAATCCAGAATTTTTGCAGAATCAGTTGGATGATTATTTCAGTTACCACCCAGTTTTGCATTGTGATTATATTAATCCGCCTTCACAAATGAACGACAGCATAGATCTTCAATTGGATGATATTAAAACATTCATTCAATTGATAAAGGAAACGAAAAAATATAATGCCATTATTATAGATTGTTCAAGTTCATTGCATGAAAGAATGATAGGAAGTTTGCAACAAAGTGATTACATAATGAATATTCTTTTAGATGATAACCAATGTATTTTGAAAATGAACCAACTATTAAAGAAATCTAACAATTTGTATGGAGTAAGTTTGAGTGAAGTTTTGTCTTCTAAAAGCAAATATATTTTGAACAAATATACAAATGAATGTAAAAATAATTTTGACGATCATGGTTTATATATCCACACATATTTGCCATACATTCCACAATGGAAATCTGTAAAACATATTGATCAGCTATTAACTCAAAATGTGTTCAATGAGAAGGTGATTCAAACATACAAACAACTGGCTAGCTGTCTTGGAGGGAAATGA
- a CDS encoding CpaF family protein — protein MVDLKLLKKIKKQVIDQLHVADDISDEQLKQMIEEIMFQFSEQYYLSSRQKYDYVMRLFHSFRGLDILQPIVDDPSITEIMINNYEEIFIEKNGKVTPYEGKFESQEKLENVIQTIVSKVDRAVNESSPIVDARLEDGSRVNVVLPPIALKGPTMTIRKFPEKPLSIKRLISNDSISQEAADFLQQLVISKYNIFIGGGTGSGKTTFLNVLSDFIPSDERIITIEDSAELQIRNIPNLVSMETRTVNTEGKGEVSIRDLIRSSLRMRPNRIIVGEVRGEEALDMLQAMNTGHDGSLSTGHANSSKDMLSRLETMVLSGANLPIEVVRKQISSAIDIMIHLSRMRDSSRKVLEICEVKSVINGEIQLNQLYHFVEEGEKDGMITGGLHPTGSTLKNRNKLKMAGY, from the coding sequence ATGGTTGATTTAAAATTATTAAAAAAAATAAAAAAGCAGGTTATTGATCAACTTCATGTTGCTGATGATATTTCTGATGAGCAATTAAAACAAATGATTGAAGAAATTATGTTTCAATTTTCAGAACAATATTATTTATCCTCAAGGCAAAAGTATGACTATGTTATGCGTTTATTTCATTCATTTAGAGGATTAGATATTTTGCAACCAATTGTAGATGATCCTTCTATTACAGAAATTATGATTAACAACTATGAAGAAATTTTTATTGAGAAGAATGGTAAAGTAACTCCCTATGAAGGAAAATTTGAAAGCCAAGAAAAGCTTGAGAATGTTATTCAGACCATAGTTTCAAAGGTGGATCGAGCAGTGAATGAGTCCTCTCCCATAGTTGATGCAAGGCTTGAGGATGGATCTAGGGTGAATGTAGTATTGCCACCTATTGCATTAAAAGGTCCTACAATGACCATAAGAAAATTTCCTGAAAAACCTCTATCTATTAAACGTCTTATTTCTAATGATTCTATATCTCAAGAAGCAGCTGACTTTTTGCAACAATTGGTCATTTCAAAATACAACATTTTTATTGGAGGTGGTACTGGATCAGGGAAAACTACTTTTTTAAATGTTCTTAGCGATTTTATTCCAAGTGATGAAAGAATTATTACCATTGAGGATTCTGCAGAATTACAAATTAGAAACATTCCTAATTTAGTTAGTATGGAAACAAGGACAGTGAATACAGAGGGGAAAGGAGAGGTATCCATTCGTGATTTAATCCGCTCCTCTTTAAGAATGAGACCGAATCGTATTATTGTTGGAGAGGTTCGTGGTGAAGAAGCATTGGATATGCTTCAGGCTATGAATACTGGACATGATGGTTCTTTATCAACAGGGCATGCAAATTCTTCAAAGGATATGTTAAGTAGATTAGAAACAATGGTTTTAAGTGGGGCAAATTTGCCAATAGAAGTCGTTAGGAAACAAATTAGTTCAGCAATTGATATTATGATTCATTTATCTCGAATGAGAGATAGCTCAAGAAAAGTGCTTGAAATTTGTGAGGTGAAAAGTGTAATAAATGGAGAAATTCAATTAAACCAATTATATCATTTTGTAGAAGAGGGTGAAAAAGATGGAATGATAACTGGAGGGTTACACCCAACAGGAAGTACTTTGAAAAATCGGAATAAGTTAAAAATGGCAGGATATTAG
- a CDS encoding type II secretion system F family protein, protein MVDYTHFSLSKKQYILTVFIAGCVFFLITYVFFMNFTISILLSTCALFIPKYRAKHLNIKRREDLILQFKQALASLSSSLSAGRSIEKALVYTLEDLRAIYPNENTYIIQEFKMMNMQIRNGVTVESVFQNFSNRTKIEDIANFVEVFKICKRTGGNLVEVIRTTTNMISDKIEIGQEIQVLISNKKFETRVLNVIPFIFIVILRYSSPEYMAPLYQGKGFIIMFIALILLILSFVISQKLMRIQV, encoded by the coding sequence ATGGTTGATTATACTCATTTTTCTTTGTCAAAAAAACAATATATTTTGACGGTGTTCATTGCTGGATGCGTATTTTTTCTAATTACTTATGTGTTTTTTATGAATTTTACCATTAGTATTCTTCTTTCAACATGTGCATTATTTATTCCTAAATATAGAGCAAAGCATTTAAACATAAAGAGAAGAGAAGATTTGATTTTACAGTTTAAACAAGCTCTAGCTAGTTTGTCATCTTCTTTATCAGCAGGGAGATCAATTGAAAAGGCTCTTGTTTATACTTTAGAAGATTTAAGAGCAATATATCCCAATGAAAATACGTATATAATTCAAGAATTTAAAATGATGAATATGCAAATTAGAAACGGCGTTACAGTTGAGAGTGTATTTCAAAACTTTAGTAACCGAACGAAAATCGAAGATATCGCCAACTTTGTAGAAGTGTTTAAAATCTGCAAAAGAACAGGTGGAAATTTAGTGGAAGTGATTCGTACAACAACAAATATGATCAGCGATAAAATTGAGATTGGGCAAGAGATTCAAGTCCTCATCTCAAATAAAAAGTTTGAGACAAGGGTATTAAATGTTATTCCTTTTATATTCATTGTGATTTTGCGCTATAGCTCACCAGAATATATGGCTCCATTATATCAAGGAAAAGGGTTTATCATCATGTTCATAGCTCTAATTCTATTGATTCTCAGTTTTGTAATCAGCCAGAAATTAATGAGGATACAGGTGTAA
- a CDS encoding type II secretion system F family protein — translation MMKNYFTYVREFGEPFQLNILNPISLYLIDRLKLMDHFSNKMESLHVKLQFLYGSEKVIPYKKMYVAQIISTSLCIIFFFIGVVIFIGMSTELMVIGLILLIVLPFLLYRELNERVKRKKREILMELPILLNKIALLVNAGEQIQRALITSVESEKRNQTHPLYDEFQKVCIQLKNNASFQQALEELSYRVGIHEVSIFTNTILMNYRRGGDQLSLSLRTLSHQLWASRKTMARTLGEEASSKMIFPMILVFVVVILVVAAPAILMMK, via the coding sequence ATGATGAAGAATTATTTTACTTATGTAAGAGAGTTTGGTGAGCCATTTCAACTAAATATACTAAATCCTATCTCATTATATTTAATAGACCGGTTAAAGCTAATGGATCATTTCTCTAATAAAATGGAGTCATTACATGTGAAACTCCAGTTTTTATATGGATCTGAAAAAGTGATTCCTTATAAAAAAATGTATGTGGCCCAAATCATCTCTACATCATTATGTATTATATTCTTTTTTATTGGAGTAGTAATTTTCATAGGAATGAGTACAGAGTTAATGGTGATAGGATTAATCCTTCTCATTGTATTACCGTTTTTGTTGTACAGAGAGTTGAATGAAAGAGTTAAAAGGAAGAAAAGAGAAATTTTAATGGAGCTGCCCATTTTATTAAATAAAATTGCCTTGTTAGTAAATGCAGGTGAACAGATACAAAGAGCACTGATCACATCTGTGGAAAGTGAGAAAAGGAACCAGACACATCCTCTTTATGATGAATTTCAAAAGGTATGTATACAATTGAAAAACAATGCTTCGTTTCAGCAAGCGCTAGAAGAATTAAGTTACAGAGTTGGAATTCATGAAGTTTCTATTTTTACAAATACAATCTTAATGAATTATCGGAGGGGGGGAGATCAGTTAAGTTTGTCTTTAAGAACGTTGTCTCATCAATTATGGGCTTCACGTAAAACAATGGCTAGAACCTTAGGTGAGGAAGCTTCTAGTAAAATGATATTTCCAATGATCCTTGTTTTTGTGGTCGTTATTTTAGTAGTTGCAGCTCCTGCAATATTAATGATGAAGTGA
- a CDS encoding Flp1 family type IVb pilin produces MEKNVLVQLKKLWKDEKGLGTLEILLIIGVLVAIAIVFRKWIISWVNTLFDETQNEMKTNLDGIKEPTTSGN; encoded by the coding sequence ATGGAAAAAAATGTACTTGTTCAATTAAAAAAACTGTGGAAAGACGAAAAAGGGCTTGGAACTTTAGAAATATTACTAATTATTGGTGTATTAGTTGCCATAGCTATCGTTTTTCGAAAATGGATTATTTCATGGGTAAATACTTTGTTTGATGAAACACAAAATGAAATGAAAACAAATTTGGATGGTATAAAAGAGCCTACAACATCAGGTAATTAA
- a CDS encoding TadE family protein, producing the protein MDMLKQNRGSLVLEASIVLPIFISVFLALISFLQIALAEMALHQAVNEATKMTATHVYPVYILNNNQSIQTFQNDMTNMIPEEMNLLVELQKDNINNITNEILNVIFLPYLLLFIDEDILQKDQIQVIKVILPNLQNKQNAYFSIEASYSMKLLLPFIEREVMIQKKSLERVWIGG; encoded by the coding sequence ATGGATATGTTGAAGCAAAATCGGGGAAGTCTGGTGTTAGAAGCAAGTATTGTATTACCCATATTTATATCTGTTTTTTTAGCCCTTATTTCATTTTTACAAATTGCTTTGGCAGAAATGGCTCTTCATCAAGCAGTGAATGAAGCAACGAAAATGACTGCGACCCATGTATACCCTGTCTATATATTAAACAATAATCAATCAATTCAAACCTTTCAAAATGATATGACTAACATGATCCCTGAGGAAATGAACTTATTAGTAGAATTACAAAAAGACAATATAAACAATATCACAAATGAAATTTTAAACGTCATTTTTTTACCTTATTTGTTGTTATTTATCGATGAGGATATTTTACAAAAGGATCAAATACAAGTGATTAAAGTGATTTTACCAAATCTTCAAAATAAACAAAATGCCTATTTCTCCATAGAGGCTAGTTATTCTATGAAGTTATTACTTCCATTTATTGAACGTGAGGTTATGATTCAGAAAAAATCACTTGAACGAGTATGGATTGGAGGTTGA
- a CDS encoding prepilin peptidase has product MIFILLAFYTDLTRHKIPNVITMTALLSAWLYHIINSGFYGLWFSFMGLFVVMLPMVLLYSIRAVAAGDVKLFGAIGAWVGLKLSLYILVYSILFSVLIGMCILLFKKENWSRIKTIYLTLFHVFIYRDIKLLHLFATKKNLRFPFMIAVLPGVVAAYCHF; this is encoded by the coding sequence ATGATTTTTATTTTGTTAGCATTTTATACAGATTTAACTAGACATAAAATACCCAACGTGATTACCATGACAGCGCTACTTTCTGCATGGCTGTATCATATTATAAATAGTGGATTTTATGGATTATGGTTTTCTTTTATGGGTTTATTCGTTGTAATGCTTCCTATGGTTTTATTATATTCAATTAGGGCAGTAGCTGCAGGTGATGTAAAGCTATTTGGAGCTATAGGAGCATGGGTTGGCTTAAAATTATCGTTATATATCCTTGTGTATTCTATATTATTTTCAGTTTTGATAGGGATGTGTATCTTACTATTCAAAAAAGAGAACTGGAGTCGAATCAAAACTATTTATTTAACCCTTTTTCATGTTTTTATATATCGAGACATTAAGTTGCTTCATTTGTTTGCAACAAAAAAAAATTTGCGATTTCCATTTATGATTGCGGTATTACCAGGTGTTGTTGCTGCTTACTGTCATTTTTGA